One window from the genome of Myxococcales bacterium encodes:
- a CDS encoding cupin domain-containing protein produces the protein MNETSPLHLADGQDAVHLPSSPADAPAIIAVRAFGHNYDGYVEKYCTPADVGRLVSFGTSHESWRVWEIHPGGDELVIVTRGQAEFVQRLGDREVTVMVGAGQAIVNPAGVPHTANVVEPFDAVYITAAPGTYHEPRA, from the coding sequence ATGAACGAAACCTCGCCGCTTCACTTGGCTGACGGCCAAGACGCCGTACACCTGCCATCGAGCCCCGCCGACGCCCCTGCGATCATCGCCGTGCGCGCCTTTGGGCACAATTATGACGGCTACGTCGAGAAGTACTGCACGCCCGCCGATGTGGGGCGCCTCGTCTCTTTCGGCACCAGCCATGAATCATGGCGCGTTTGGGAAATCCATCCAGGCGGAGACGAGCTCGTCATCGTTACGCGCGGCCAAGCCGAATTCGTGCAACGCTTGGGTGATCGCGAGGTAACCGTGATGGTGGGGGCTGGGCAGGCCATCGTCAATCCAGCTGGCGTGCCCCATACTGCCAACGTCGTGGAGCCGTTCGATGCGGTGTACATCACGGCCGCGCCGGGCACGTACCACGAGCCGCGGGCGTAG
- a CDS encoding fatty acid desaturase, whose amino-acid sequence MGAKGFNWTAGSFFIAYHAVLLLTLPFYLWFAMPSLTLTLATVVIIGLCGVSLTTLYHRYYSHKTFVLRPAAEVVLLFFATLIGQGSAWEWAFDHRRHHKHTDTDDDPHDMGKGFWYAHVLWIFDQRQPLDMHTINDLKRSRLLAWQHRHYVAAFLGSSLLACVVLGAISGDWLGAFYMGFLVRLFISHHATFCINSLAHSWGTRPFDPAQSATNSHFCSFLTFGEGQHNYHHVFPHDYRIGDRWYYWDPGKWLIRSLAMVRLATRLKRAAADKIAAKRAEVAAWRLAPEGETPPTTASE is encoded by the coding sequence ATGGGGGCCAAAGGGTTTAATTGGACGGCGGGCAGCTTCTTCATCGCGTACCACGCGGTGCTGCTGCTGACGTTGCCATTTTATTTGTGGTTCGCGATGCCGAGCCTGACGCTGACGCTAGCGACGGTCGTGATCATCGGTCTTTGCGGTGTTTCGCTGACCACGCTGTACCATAGATATTATTCGCACAAGACGTTTGTCTTGCGGCCTGCCGCCGAAGTCGTGCTCCTGTTTTTTGCAACGCTCATCGGCCAAGGCAGCGCGTGGGAGTGGGCCTTTGATCATCGCCGCCACCATAAGCACACTGACACCGATGACGACCCGCACGATATGGGCAAGGGCTTTTGGTATGCGCACGTGCTGTGGATCTTTGACCAGCGCCAGCCACTCGATATGCACACAATCAATGACCTAAAGCGCAGCCGCTTGCTCGCGTGGCAGCATCGCCACTATGTCGCCGCGTTTCTTGGCAGCAGCCTGCTCGCATGCGTGGTGCTAGGCGCCATCAGCGGCGATTGGCTCGGTGCATTTTACATGGGCTTTCTGGTGCGGCTTTTTATTTCGCATCACGCGACGTTTTGCATCAACTCGCTCGCTCACAGCTGGGGCACGCGCCCGTTTGACCCTGCGCAATCCGCGACCAACAGCCATTTTTGCTCGTTTCTGACCTTTGGCGAGGGCCAGCACAACTACCATCATGTGTTTCCGCACGACTATCGCATCGGCGATCGTTGGTATTATTGGGATCCAGGCAAGTGGCTCATTCGGTCGCTAGCCATGGTGCGATTGGCGACGCGCCTAAAGCGTGCGGCCGCCGACAAGATTGCCGCCAAGCGCGCCGAAGTGGCTGCCTGGCGGCTCGCGCCAGAGGGCGAAACGCCGCCCACGACCGCAAGCGAGTAG
- a CDS encoding glycosyltransferase codes for MRNPSVVALSKDYSEDPTSNHHVLREMAKTRRVLWLNSLGTRTPKLGNARDLGKLRRKLTEFAKGPIEVEPNLWVMTPLVLPLPHVPAAQRANRAALAAMVRWWTHRLSFGAYDLWTFLPTTAPYVGHLGETFSAYYCVDEWSLFSNVDGAHVAAAERELLGRVDATFAINSALADNKRAHCPHTFEAPHGVAYDVFRAALEPSLATPADIAHVPRPHLGFYGTLQDWVDYELLAHVARAMPHASIILLGQVLADVGPIANLPNVHILGQRPHAALPAYCKSFDVGLIPYKQIERMKYVNPIKLREYLAAGLPVVTTPLTSAAAYPLDVTIANTPTLFVSAIAAALDAARQNNARSRVERSLPMARESWSARVATVLAQADSVRSR; via the coding sequence ATGCGCAATCCCTCTGTCGTCGCACTTAGCAAAGACTACAGCGAAGACCCCACCAGCAATCATCATGTGCTGCGCGAGATGGCCAAGACGCGCCGCGTGCTGTGGCTCAATTCGCTCGGCACGCGCACGCCCAAGCTGGGCAACGCGCGCGACCTCGGCAAGCTGCGCCGCAAGCTGACGGAATTTGCAAAGGGACCGATCGAGGTCGAGCCCAACCTGTGGGTGATGACGCCACTAGTCTTGCCGCTGCCGCACGTGCCCGCGGCGCAACGCGCCAACCGCGCCGCGCTTGCCGCCATGGTGAGATGGTGGACGCATCGGCTGTCGTTTGGCGCGTACGATCTATGGACGTTTCTGCCGACGACGGCGCCGTATGTCGGCCACCTCGGCGAAACGTTTTCTGCCTATTACTGCGTCGACGAGTGGTCGCTGTTTAGCAATGTCGACGGCGCGCACGTCGCGGCCGCCGAGCGCGAACTCCTTGGCCGCGTCGACGCGACGTTTGCGATCAATTCCGCGCTAGCCGACAACAAGCGTGCGCATTGCCCGCACACCTTTGAGGCGCCGCATGGCGTGGCGTACGACGTCTTTCGCGCCGCGCTCGAACCGTCACTTGCCACGCCCGCAGACATTGCGCACGTGCCGCGGCCGCACCTCGGTTTTTACGGCACGTTGCAAGATTGGGTGGATTACGAGCTGCTTGCGCACGTTGCGCGCGCCATGCCGCACGCGTCGATCATCTTGCTGGGCCAGGTGCTCGCAGATGTCGGGCCAATTGCCAATTTGCCTAACGTGCATATCCTCGGGCAACGTCCGCATGCTGCGCTGCCGGCCTATTGCAAGAGCTTTGACGTCGGGCTAATTCCGTACAAGCAAATCGAGCGCATGAAGTACGTCAACCCAATCAAGCTGCGCGAATATCTCGCGGCGGGCTTGCCGGTGGTGACGACGCCGCTCACCAGCGCGGCGGCGTACCCGCTAGACGTGACAATTGCCAACACGCCGACACTTTTTGTATCGGCGATAGCGGCCGCACTTGATGCGGCACGTCAAAATAACGCACGCAGTCGCGTCGAGCGCTCGCTGCCGATGGCGCGCGAGTCGTGGAGCGCGCGCGTTGCCACGGTGCTTGCACAGGCTGATTCCGTGCGGTCGCGCTGA
- a CDS encoding polysaccharide deacetylase family protein — MPTSRALKRRALALLPARLVFFRGPRTAKRLALSFDDGPHELTGEYLRVLDELDVPATFFLMGDLLEQAPHMLKRYIERGHQVASHGYDHSAFPSLSFDQLRLQLEKTNAALGAQPTPRPWVRPPYQKLTPKTLISLARLGVTIALSSVDSRDYGDTAASDIVAACTRDTIGPGDIFMFHEGLPGTLAALPAIVAHWRAQGYEFVTMADLMQLA; from the coding sequence GTGCCAACCTCTCGCGCTCTCAAGCGACGCGCGCTCGCGCTGCTGCCAGCGAGGCTCGTGTTTTTTCGCGGGCCCCGCACCGCCAAGCGCCTGGCACTCAGTTTTGACGACGGGCCGCACGAACTCACCGGCGAGTATCTGCGCGTGCTCGACGAGCTCGACGTCCCCGCGACGTTTTTTCTGATGGGCGATTTGCTAGAGCAAGCACCGCACATGCTGAAGCGCTATATTGAGCGCGGGCATCAAGTGGCCAGCCACGGCTATGACCACAGCGCCTTTCCGAGCCTTTCCTTTGACCAGCTGCGCCTGCAACTAGAGAAGACCAACGCCGCGCTCGGGGCGCAACCAACGCCCAGGCCGTGGGTCAGGCCACCCTATCAAAAACTCACGCCCAAAACGCTCATTTCGCTGGCGCGCCTCGGCGTCACGATCGCGTTGTCATCGGTTGATTCACGCGACTACGGCGACACGGCGGCCTCCGACATCGTCGCGGCGTGCACCCGCGATACCATCGGGCCGGGCGATATTTTCATGTTCCACGAAGGCCTGCCGGGCACGCTCGCCGCGCTACCCGCCATCGTCGCGCATTGGCGCGCGCAGGGTTACGAGTTCGTGACCATGGCCGATTTGATGCAACTAGCCTAG
- a CDS encoding glycosyltransferase, whose product MRVAAITKLFPNAAEPLSAPFNRQQFAALGKRCELEVYATIPWHPLRGTAGVPWREAIGDLRVVHPRTLYVPRALHGQWGRLYAASLAPWSAALKRADVLLAAWAYPDAVGVLRLARWLGRPVVVKVHGSDINQIAQMPGPRRELTSWLGRAAAVVCVNHALVPEIAALGVEASRIHVVENGVDDTVFHMRSGEAAQTEAAALRRAAGVADNSPVILYVGNLKREKGVLDLCEAARDAALAGTTVVIVGDGPVRREVAALAERSLASTWPGARILLLGPQPAPIVSAWMNAARLLCLPSWMEGTPNVVREALACGTRVVATNVGGIPALVHAGNGHLVAPRQPRELARALAAEIAQAHRKQDVVATSPTTSWSASADALLAVLAAAVRRAA is encoded by the coding sequence TTGCGAGTCGCGGCGATCACAAAGCTTTTTCCCAATGCCGCCGAGCCGCTGTCGGCGCCGTTTAATCGCCAGCAGTTTGCCGCGTTAGGCAAGCGGTGCGAGCTAGAGGTATACGCGACGATTCCGTGGCATCCGCTGCGAGGCACCGCAGGCGTGCCGTGGCGTGAGGCAATTGGAGATTTACGCGTGGTGCATCCGCGCACGCTCTATGTGCCGCGCGCGCTGCATGGCCAGTGGGGGCGCCTGTACGCCGCGTCGTTGGCACCGTGGTCCGCCGCGCTTAAGCGTGCGGATGTGCTGCTTGCGGCGTGGGCCTATCCCGATGCGGTGGGCGTCTTGCGGCTGGCACGATGGTTAGGTCGCCCCGTGGTGGTGAAGGTGCATGGCAGCGATATCAACCAGATTGCGCAGATGCCAGGGCCCCGCCGCGAGCTGACGTCATGGCTTGGGCGCGCCGCCGCGGTCGTTTGTGTCAATCACGCGCTGGTGCCGGAGATCGCCGCGCTTGGCGTGGAGGCGTCGCGCATTCACGTGGTCGAAAATGGCGTCGACGACACGGTGTTTCACATGCGCTCTGGGGAAGCGGCTCAAACCGAGGCGGCGGCGCTGCGTCGCGCGGCGGGCGTTGCCGACAACTCGCCGGTGATTTTATATGTTGGCAATCTCAAGCGCGAAAAAGGTGTGCTTGATCTGTGCGAGGCGGCTCGCGATGCGGCGCTTGCGGGCACGACGGTGGTGATCGTTGGGGACGGGCCGGTGCGGCGCGAGGTGGCCGCGCTGGCCGAGCGCAGCTTGGCGTCGACGTGGCCCGGCGCGCGCATCTTGCTGCTTGGGCCACAACCCGCGCCCATCGTCAGCGCGTGGATGAATGCGGCGCGCCTGCTCTGTTTGCCGAGCTGGATGGAGGGCACGCCCAACGTAGTGCGCGAGGCGTTGGCGTGCGGCACGCGCGTGGTTGCAACGAACGTTGGCGGCATCCCCGCGCTGGTGCATGCCGGCAACGGGCACTTGGTTGCGCCGCGGCAGCCGCGCGAGCTAGCGCGGGCACTCGCCGCGGAAATCGCGCAAGCGCATCGCAAGCAAGACGTTGTGGCGACCTCCCCGACGACAAGTTGGTCCGCCAGCGCGGATGCCTTGCTTGCGGTGCTTGCGGCGGCCGTGAGGCGGGCGGCATGA
- a CDS encoding STAS domain-containing protein, which yields MLVRGILDFQTAPALADPIDTIIKSRATAVVVDASQLDIIDSSGVAALVKLYKGVRAYGGSMVVVGAKDQPLTIFKLLRMDKVFLQ from the coding sequence ATGTTGGTGCGCGGCATCCTCGACTTCCAAACCGCACCGGCCTTGGCCGATCCTATTGATACGATCATTAAGAGCCGCGCCACGGCGGTGGTCGTCGATGCCTCGCAGCTCGACATCATCGATAGCTCCGGGGTGGCGGCGCTGGTCAAGCTCTACAAGGGCGTGCGCGCGTATGGCGGTTCGATGGTGGTGGTGGGTGCCAAGGACCAACCGCTCACCATTTTTAAGTTGCTGCGCATGGATAAAGTGTTTCTGCAATAA
- a CDS encoding ATP-binding protein, translating into MDAAASFRLTIDKPSLLRYAAVQSVIELCRAARIVHQSPRDTADPHVGRAKRISYPVHPAQAVDLTHKFDQDFVSAFLEVLNNIVLHAYRRAEAPIDVVGKFYADEVRVEISHFGLRFDIDAIPAPDLESLPEGGMGLFIARSLLDELHYYPSHDAAEFVVDTAPNATPHRWSLSKKLTEPNAQEISS; encoded by the coding sequence ATGGACGCCGCGGCGAGTTTTCGCCTTACCATCGATAAGCCGTCACTGCTGCGTTACGCCGCCGTGCAATCGGTGATCGAGCTATGCCGCGCCGCCCGCATCGTGCACCAATCGCCGCGCGATACGGCCGATCCTCACGTAGGGCGTGCCAAGCGCATTTCATATCCCGTGCATCCCGCTCAAGCTGTCGATTTAACACATAAATTCGATCAAGACTTCGTCTCGGCATTTCTCGAAGTGCTCAACAATATTGTGCTTCATGCGTATCGCCGGGCCGAGGCGCCAATTGATGTGGTGGGAAAATTTTACGCCGACGAAGTGCGGGTTGAAATCAGCCACTTCGGCCTGCGCTTTGACATCGACGCTATCCCTGCGCCCGATCTTGAATCGTTGCCCGAGGGCGGCATGGGCCTGTTCATCGCGCGCTCGCTCCTCGACGAGCTGCACTATTACCCAAGCCATGATGCGGCCGAATTTGTGGTCGATACCGCGCCTAATGCCACGCCGCATCGCTGGAGCCTAAGCAAAAAACTAACCGAGCCAAACGCGCAGGAGATTTCATCGTGA
- a CDS encoding sugar transferase, whose amino-acid sequence MRASVRLAKRALDLVGAAVGLGLTAAVTPAIAAAIYLDSPGPIFYKQVRAGRLRRTWRSPNGRRSEFETFSMYKFRTMRPDAEAGTGAVISANGDPRITRVGAFLRKSRLDELPQFINVLRGDMSIVGPRPERPELLTDLSYAIPYFEERMRDVKPGITGLAQISLGYTGEVPEGSDIAQHAATIQNPFDLAETKGNLADDMRMKLLYDIAYTASLEKFSTYARLEAEILLKTPLVMLKMTRGR is encoded by the coding sequence GTGAGAGCGAGCGTCCGTTTAGCTAAACGAGCCCTCGATCTAGTAGGCGCCGCGGTTGGCCTTGGCCTTACGGCCGCCGTGACGCCGGCGATTGCGGCCGCGATCTACCTCGATTCACCGGGGCCCATTTTTTACAAGCAGGTACGGGCCGGCCGGCTGCGACGGACGTGGCGCTCGCCCAACGGTCGGCGCTCCGAGTTCGAGACCTTTTCGATGTACAAATTTCGCACCATGCGCCCCGATGCCGAGGCAGGCACAGGCGCGGTGATCTCGGCCAACGGCGATCCGCGGATCACGCGCGTCGGGGCGTTTCTGCGCAAGTCGCGCCTCGATGAGCTGCCACAGTTTATCAATGTGCTACGCGGCGACATGAGCATCGTCGGCCCGCGGCCAGAACGTCCGGAATTGCTGACGGACCTGTCCTACGCGATTCCATATTTTGAAGAGCGCATGCGTGACGTCAAGCCGGGCATCACTGGCTTGGCGCAAATTTCGCTCGGCTATACCGGCGAGGTGCCCGAGGGCAGCGACATCGCGCAGCACGCCGCCACCATCCAAAACCCCTTTGACCTCGCCGAGACCAAGGGCAATCTAGCGGACGACATGCGCATGAAGCTGCTCTACGACATCGCCTATACCGCGTCGCTCGAGAAGTTCTCGACGTATGCGCGGCTGGAGGCAGAGATCCTGCTCAAGACGCCGCTGGTGATGCTCAAAATGACTCGCGGACGGTAA
- a CDS encoding twin-arginine translocase TatA/TatE family subunit — translation MFGMGGSEILVILIVALIFLGPDKLPDAAKKISKGLRDLRKHTRQIQDSIENDTQVGGAIRDLKSALRGDEMRAPFEDMRRQVNSAISGAGTPNAAATTPVSTSDEAQPPGVRSDLAAPPDDAKPGDAEPVFRPPADTLAKGAPLDDASDPQTKPS, via the coding sequence ATGTTTGGCATGGGCGGCAGCGAGATCCTTGTGATCCTAATCGTCGCCCTCATTTTCCTGGGGCCGGACAAATTGCCCGATGCCGCCAAGAAAATTAGCAAGGGGCTGCGCGATCTGCGCAAGCATACGCGGCAGATCCAAGACTCGATCGAAAACGACACGCAGGTCGGTGGCGCGATTCGAGATCTCAAGAGCGCGTTGCGCGGCGACGAGATGCGGGCACCGTTTGAAGACATGCGGCGGCAGGTAAACTCAGCGATCAGCGGTGCGGGAACGCCGAACGCGGCGGCGACGACCCCCGTTTCCACCTCCGATGAGGCGCAACCGCCAGGGGTGCGTAGCGACCTAGCCGCCCCGCCCGACGACGCCAAGCCTGGTGACGCCGAGCCGGTCTTTCGCCCTCCCGCCGATACGCTCGCCAAGGGCGCGCCGCTCGACGATGCGAGCGATCCACAAACCAAACCATCATGA
- the tatC gene encoding twin-arginine translocase subunit TatC: MTQATPKATDELADGGMPFLEHLRELSGRLRNAMIAFLLAFGACWYFSEEIYAWLMVPLQNAWAASPNLTEPMEMHFAALLEPFWVYMSVALWAGIFVSSPFTFYQLWSFIAPGLYKRERNIGIAFAIASAGFFCAGAAFCYYLVLDPMYGYFLSFAVPGRTPTLFMTQYLDLTRNMMLGFGAIFELPIFIMVLAALGLVTHRSLWKFNRWFVILAFIIGAILTPSPDVVTQCLMAFPMIALYNVAIIGAYFITKGRERKAAAELADD; the protein is encoded by the coding sequence ATGACGCAAGCGACGCCTAAAGCCACAGACGAGCTCGCCGACGGCGGCATGCCGTTTTTGGAGCACCTGCGTGAACTGTCGGGCCGGCTGCGCAATGCCATGATCGCGTTCCTCCTCGCCTTTGGCGCGTGCTGGTACTTCTCCGAAGAGATCTATGCCTGGCTGATGGTGCCGCTGCAGAACGCGTGGGCCGCTAGCCCTAACCTTACCGAGCCGATGGAAATGCATTTTGCGGCGCTGCTCGAGCCGTTTTGGGTCTACATGTCCGTGGCGCTCTGGGCCGGCATCTTCGTGTCGTCGCCTTTTACGTTTTATCAGCTATGGAGCTTTATTGCGCCGGGGCTCTACAAGCGCGAGCGCAACATCGGCATCGCATTTGCGATCGCGTCCGCGGGCTTCTTTTGCGCAGGCGCCGCGTTTTGCTACTACCTCGTGCTCGATCCTATGTACGGTTATTTCCTCAGCTTTGCCGTACCCGGCCGAACGCCGACGTTGTTCATGACGCAGTACCTCGATCTGACGCGCAACATGATGCTCGGCTTTGGCGCCATCTTCGAGCTGCCCATCTTCATCATGGTGCTCGCCGCGCTCGGCCTGGTCACCCACCGCAGCCTGTGGAAATTCAATCGCTGGTTCGTCATCTTGGCGTTCATCATCGGCGCCATCCTGACGCCGTCACCCGACGTGGTCACGCAGTGCCTCATGGCCTTCCCCATGATCGCGCTCTACAACGTCGCTATCATCGGCGCCTACTTCATCACCAAGGGCCGCGAGCGCAAGGCCGCCGCCGAGCTCGCCGACGACTAA